Part of the Syntrophorhabdaceae bacterium genome is shown below.
AAACAAAATCATCTCTTTGTCTGAAATATGTTGGATTTCCAAATCTCTTCAGGCTCCTTCACTTCTCATTCAGAAATAGCTCATCGCCGTAAGCCTTGTTACCGTACCAGCGGAAAGACCGGCGAGGAAAATGGCGTGATTTGAAAGCTGGAAGTGCCTAAAACCCTACAGTTGATTCCAAGGTATCCAATGATTAGCGTATTGTCATGATGATCGACGGGACGCGGGCGGTATTGCGGGCCGGCTCGGATCTTACCATCAATTGGCAATTTTCCTGCTCTTTTCTCTATTCCCCGTAACGAAAAGAAGAAAAGGAAGTCCGGTTCTCCAACGTGACTGTCCGGTAACAGGCACCATAAGGAGTAAATATGAAGAGCGATCAAATGACTGACACTGCGGCCAAGGCATCCCCTTCTCCGGCTGCCAAAACCGGGATCACCCTGAAGGTTAACGGGGTCATGAGACAGTTGGAGGTTGCCCCCTGGACGAGCCTGCTCGATGTCCTGCGCGAAGACCTCGATCTGACGGGCACGAAGAAGGGGTGCGACCACGGTCAGTGCGGCGCCTGCACGGTGCTGCTGAACGGCGTGCGGATCAATTCATGCCTGACCCTCGCGATCATGCATGACGGAGCAGAGGTGACGACCATCGAGGGGTTCGCCAAAGGGGAGGCGCTCCACCCCTTGCAGGAGGCATTCATCGCGCACGATGCCCTTCAGTGCGGATACTGCACCCCGGGGCAGATCTGCTCCGCCGCCGGATTACTGAAGGAAGGCAGGGCGAAATCACCGACCCACATCCGGGAGCTGATGAGCGGGAACATCTGCCGCTGCGGGGCCTACCCTAATATTGTCGCGGCAATCGAACAGGTCATGGGGATGAAGGAAAAGGGAGGCGGACAATGAACCCCTTTACCTACACCCGCGCCGAAGACGCGGCGGACGCGGTGCGTGAAGCGACTACGGACCGGGCCGCCAGGTTCATCGCCGGCGGCACGAACCTCCTCGATCTCATGAAGGAGGGCGTCGAGCGGCCGGACCGGCTGATCGATATCTCGCGCCTGGCCCTCAAGGAGATCCTTCCCAACCGGGAAGGTGGTTTGAGACTCGGCGCGCTCGCGACCAATACGGACGTCGCCTATAATGAGGAGGTAGGGCGCCGCTATCCGCTGCTCGCGAAGGCGATCCTCGCGGGGGCCTCGCCCCAGCTGCGCAATATGGCGACCCTGGGCGGCAATTTACTGCAGCGGACCCGGTGCTGCTACTTCTATGACATTATTACCCCCTGCAACAAGCGGATACCGGGAAGCGGCTGCTCCGCCCTCAACGGGTTCAACCGCGCCCATGCAATACTGGGCACGAGCGAGCGCTGCATCGCCTCCCACCCGTCGGACATGTGCGTTGCCCTGGCCGCTCTTGGAGCGAAGGTCCACGTGAGCGGGCCTGAAGGCGACCGTTCGATGCCCTTCGCCGACTTTCACCGTCTTCCCGGAGACACCCCGCACATCGAGACAAATCTCCATTTCAATGAGATTATCACGGCAGTGGATCTGCCCGTGAAAGGCTTTGCGGATCACCACTGTTACCTTAAGGTCCGCGACCGGGCATCATACGCCTTCGCCCTCGTCTCCGTGGCGGCTACCCTCGATCTGGACGGCGACAGGATCAGGGAATCGCGCATCGCCCTGGGCGGCGTCGCGCACAGGCCATGGCGCGATCCCCAGGCGGAGAGTCTGCTCGACAACCAGCGTGCCACCGGGGAGACGTTTGAGCGGGTCGCCGAAGCGCTCCTTCGGGAAGCGAAAGGTTTCGAATACAACAGCTTCAAAATCGAAATGGCCAGACGTGCCGTGGTTCGGGCATTACACACGGCCGCCTTCGGGGAGGTACTCTTATGAAGACCGCCTACATCGGGAAGCCCACGAGCAGGGTAGACGGTCGCGCCAAGGTGACGGGGGTTGCAAAATATCCCGCCGAGATACACATCCCGGACCTGGTCTATGGCTGGGTCGTGTCGAGCGCGATCCCCAGGGGAAAGATCCGGACGATCCATGACTCCGCCGCCCTTCAACTACCGGGTGTACTGCGGGTATTCACTCACCATAACAGTCCTCGCCGGGGAGAGACCGATGAGGATTACATCGACGAGGTGGCGCCTCCCGGCTCTCCTTTCCGACCCCTTTTCAACGACGAGATCAGGTTCAGCGCCCAGCCGATCGCGCTGGTAGTCGCCGAAACCCTGGAGCTTGCCCGATATGCGGCCTCTCTCGTCCGGGTCGAATACGAGCCCTCGGCCCATGCCACGGACCTCTGCGAGGAGATGGAGAGGGCGTACGAACCGAAACCGCGAGAGTTTATCGTGCTCCAGGGACAGAGGGGCGATGCCGCAAGAGCGATGAATGAAGCGGCGATACGGATTGAAGCGGAGTATCTCGCGCCCTGCGAGCATCACAATCCTATGGAGCTCTTCGCCACCACCGTATTCAGGGACGAGACAGGCCGGCTCTTCGTCTACGATAAAACGCAGGGGGTGCAGAATGTCCGGAACTACCTCTGTAACGTATTCGGCTATTCCCACGACGATCTTCGGGTCATCTCTTCTTTTGTCGGCGGGGCATTCGGCTCGGGGCTGCGCCCCCAGTACCAGGTATTTCTGGCCGTGCTGGCGGCACGGGAGCTGAAGCGCTCCGTCCGGGTCTCCCTTACCCGTCAACAGATGTTCAGCCTCTCCCGCCGTCCAGGGACCTGGCAGCGCGTCGCCCTCGGCTCCAAGTCCGATGGGGTGCTCCAGGCGATCACCCATGAGGCGATAGCCGAGACGTCGCGATACGAGGATTACAATGAGACGGTAACCAACTGGTCCGGCCTGCTTTACCAATGCGATAACATCCATCTCCGTCAGAAGGTCGTGCCCCTCGACCTCTCGACACCGGGTGATATGCGTGCCCCGGGCGCCGTGTGGGGCTTCTTTGCCCTCGAATGTGCCATGGACGAGCTCGCCCATAAATGCGGCATCGATCCGGTCGAGCTGAGACTGAGGAATTACGCGCAAAAGGACCAGATCAACGACAAGCCATGGTCGAGCAAGGCGCTTCGCTCCTGTTATCGCCTCGGCGCCCAAAAATTCGGATGGGCGGCACGTAAGCGCGAGCCGCGGTCCATGCGGCAGGGCAGCGCGTTGATCGGCTGGGGAATGGCCGGAGGCATGTGGGACGCCTTTCACGCGCCGGCGGATGCGAAAGCCGTCCTTACTCCGGATGGAAAACTCACGGTCGGCAGCGCGACGTCCGATATCGGCACCGGCACCTATACAATCATGACCCAGATTGCCGCGGAGATGCTCGGACTGCCTTTGGAAAATGTGACTTTCAGACTCGGCGATTCGTCTTTGCCGAATGCGCCGGTCGAAGGAGGCTCCTTTACCGCCTTGTCGGTGGGATCGGCGGTCAGGGCCGCGTGTGGAAAGATACGGGAAAGGCTGTTCCAATCGGCGCGGAATATTGCCGGCTCGCCCTTTGCAGATGCCGGAATAGAGGACGTGGAGTTTGCCGAGGGACAGATAAGGCTCGGGAGCGACCGCTCCCGCACCCTGCCTCTCATGGACGCGATCCGGCATAGCGGCCCCCGTACTATCGAGGCGGAGGTGTCGGCGGGACCGGCGCCGGATATTGGCAAGTCTTCTCACTTTACCCACTCGGCAGTCTTCGCCGAAGTGAGGGTCGACCGGGACCTGGGCACGACCCGTGTGACTCGGCTCGTCAGCGCCCTCGCCCTCGGCCGGATTTTAAACCCGAAGACGGCGCGAAGCCAGGTGCTCGGAGGGATGGTTATGGGTATCGGCACGGCCCTGGAAGAGGAGAGCGTAATCGACCGGAATTTCGGCCGCTTCATGACTCATAACCTGGCGGATTACCACGTGCCGGTAAATGCCGATGTGTGCGACATGGAGGTGATCTTTGTGGAAGAGCAGGACGACGCGGCAAACGCTCTCGGCATCAAGGGGCTTGGCGAGATAGGCATCGTCGGCGTGGCCGCGGCAATCGCCAACGCCGTCTTCCATGCGACGGGAACACGGATACGGGACCTGCCGATCACACCCGATAAGCTGCTCTGAAGCGTACCGGGAAAGTTCCCGGTCATAGAAGCCTGCGTGCATGTGCGAAGATGCCCCGGACAGTTGGGCCTACCGGCCTGATATCGATTCGCGGAGCACATGGTCGAAGATCTCGAGGCAGACGTCGATCTCATCCGCACTCGCGGTGAGGGCGGGACAGAAGCGGATCGTATTCTCTCCTGCGCCGAGGAGGAGGAGCCCTTTCCGGAAGGCCTTCTGCACGATCTCATTACGGAGTTCTCCTGCCCTTTCCTTCCTCTCCCTGTCTTTTACCAGCTCGACTCCCACCATGAGCCCCCTGCCACGCACGTCTCCCATGGATTCGCATGTTTTTTGGATTGTTTTCAAGCCTTCCATGAGACGCTCCCCCTGAATCGCCGCATTTTCCATCAGCTCCTCTTCGAGAAGGGCAATCGTGGCGAGTGCGGCCTCGCATGAGACGGGATTGCCCCCGAAGGTCGATGCATGGGAGCCTGCCTCCCAATCCATGATATCTCCATCGGCGATCATCGCGCCGAGCGGCATGCCGGAGGCGATGCCTTTGGCAAGGGCGATGATGTCGGGGGAGACGTCGAAATGCTCGATGGCGAACATCTTTCCTGTCCTGCCCATGCCCGATTGTACCTCGTCCGCCACCAGGAGAATGCCGTGCTTTCTCGCGATCCTCGAAAGCTCCGGGAGAAACTCCGGGGGCGGCACCACGTAACCCCCTTCTCCCTGGATCGGCTCCACGAATATGGCGGCCACCTCTTCGGGGGGCATGACCGTGGTAAAAAGGGTCTCCTCGATCCAGCGCACGCATTCGAGGCCGCACTCAGGCGCGCAAAGCCCGTAGGCGCAACGGTAGCAGTATGCGTAAGGCACATGGGTTATGCCCGGGACGAGGGGGTTGTAATGCCTCTTTTGTATCGATTTACTCGCCGTCAGAGAAAGGGCCCCCATAGTGCGGCCATGGAAAGCGCCGAAAAAGGCGATATTGAGCTCCCGCCGCGTATGCCATCGGGCGAGCTTGAACGCCGCTTCCACGGCCTCGGCGCCCGAATTTCCGAAAAATATCTTCTTCTGCCCCTTGCCCGGCGCAAGGGACGCGAGCTTCCGGGCAAGGGAAATCTGGGGGGTATAGTAAAAATCGGTGCCCGACATGTGGAGGAGGCGGTCGGCCTGCCTTTTGATCGCGTCGACCACCCGGGGATGGCAATGGCCGGTGGCGCACACTGCGATGCCGGCGGTGAAATCGAGAAACTGGTTCCCGTCAGGGTCCTCGACCCAGAGCCCGCTGGCCTTCTCCGCCACGAGAGGGTAAATCCTCGTGTAGGAAGGGGATACAAAATTGTGGTCCATCCTGATTTGCTCTGAAGCGACGGGTCCCGGAAGGGCCGTAAGGATTGAAGGATATCTCATTGCGCGTTCTCCCCGGTTGTCATGTGGTGTCAGAAAACAGGTACCCTTTTATAACTTATAGCATAGAGAAGAGATGTCAAACAGAGGGACTCTGACGGGCAGGACTCATAATTATTGACCGCCTGAATAGTTCATTTTATACTGGTCAAGGAAAAGCAGGCGTTAGTCGATAGCTTAACATACAGTCATTAGTCGATAGTGAAAGACCAGGACGCGATTTTTGCATCTGGAATTATTTCTTTGTCCTTGTCGTTACTAACGACTAGAGACTAACGACCAACGACTATCTGTTAAGCTATCTGTTAAGCGTGCCGGGGGGAGAGATGAACAGGATTATGGCGGTCGTAAGCCTCTGCATTTCCGGATATTATGCATGCAATGTGCTACGCCATATGATCAGCCCCGGTATGAATGTGGGCTACACGCGCATGCTTCTCTTCGCCTGTCTGGCCACCATTCCACTCGTTTTTCTTCTCCTCATGGTAGGAGGGAAAGACCGTCTGCTTTTCTTTTTCACCCACCGACGGGAAATGATCGGAGGCGGCCCGGCGGCCATATTACTCCTGGCGGGTCTCGTCCTCGTCCTGATCTTCCTGCCGGTGGGAATGCTCGTGGGGATCTGGTTCGGTATGGGATTCCATTTCGGCTCCCTTTTTCTCCTCTACTTTGTTCCCCTCATTATTCGTCTCATCTTCGGTTCGACAAAGGATTCAATACTGGCCGCCATAATCCAGGGGCTAACCTTTTTCTTCTCATTTTTTCTGGGCATATGCCTGGTCGCCATTCTTGAACGGTATTTCTGGGGAGCGGACACTTATGGCGAACATTTTCAACTCCTGTGGCCCGGCTACCGCGATGCCGCCAAAGTCTTCTTTAGTGTGTCCATTTTTGCCCTTCTCAATCAATTGATGGAATTCCGGCACGCCCTCGTCTCCCTGTTTGCCAGGTGATGAAGGGGAGGGTGCGCGTCAATCGGATCCCTTGGCGTTTTTTAAGAACTTTACATTTAACAGGGGGTATATTATCATCTGTAGCAGGATGTAGTGCAGCATTTTTCACTGAAAGACAGTGTGAATTTCTTCCGCCCATGGTCAGTGGCCGCGGGCGAAGAGTGCCTCGGGGGAGAGATCCTTGCCGTCAGAACCGATACGACGTTTAATTGAAGAGGTGTTTAAAATGAAAAAGGGTATCTTTTTTGCTATCATCGCTTTTATTCTGACTTCATGCACGGTAGGCCCCGTTCATATGGCGAAGACGGAAGAGGAGAGCTTCAAGAACTCTTACGATGAAGTCCAGCTCAAAAACCTGTATGACAGGAATAAGCCCCTTTTACGAGATATTTATGCAAGGCTCAGGGCATCCCAGATAAATATCTACCGAGAAGGGATCGGCTTCACCACTTTGAAAGACCCGAAGAATAACGGCCATTATTACTTGATGGTGAATGTGAGGCCCCCGGAGATCGTCTTCGACGAGAGTACATCCAAACCGGAGCAGCGGTTTTCGAAGGTGATGGGCGCCTATTTTGAGAAATACCTGCTCTACATCAAGAAATCGGATATCGAGGCTGCCGGCGTCGAGGGCCTCTCTTTCGGCGTCTACTGGCCTGTCCGTGATTATTCCCAGTGCAGGGAAAACGGCGGATTTCTCGAGTATGTCATCCTCCACCTGTCGAAGGATGACCTCAACAGCCTGTACGCCCGGAACAAAACCTTTGCGGAGCTTGCCGCCCAGTCAGAGGTGATCGCAAGCCTCGACCTCAAGGCACCGACCCATATGAAAGCCGTCTATAAGTGATCCGTGCCGGAGGGGCGTGCGGCGCCCCTCCGGCGCCTTTGCCCGCCGAACCTGCATTGTCTACCTTCTCTAATGGATTTTTTTGTCGAAATATCTTAATTTATTCAGTTTAGGAGACGATGAACAGAATATGACTTTTCGACCTGGAATAAATACGCGGATAGTCACGGAGATCGATCTCATGAAAGAGATCATCCATGTGAAGAATTCGATCGTCTACGAGGTGAACGGCCGGACCGTGATCATGGCCCAGACCGACCCTCCCATATTGAAATCGATGCTGAACAGGGAGTTCATCGTCACCTACCTTATTCATGAGAAGGGCGAGGCCGTCCGCTACGGATTTCCTGCCGTGCTCGTCAGGTTCCTCGAGGGGTATAAACTTAATTCATCCCAGGAAGTGACGGCCCTCGAGGTCTCCATGAGGGTGGAGCCTTCGCCCTACAGTATACGGATGTTCTATCGGGTGGAGCCGACCGGAAGGAGTAACCTGGCCTTAAGCGTCTTTCATAAACAGGTCAATATCCTCGATATCTCCCTGGGGGGCGCGCGTTTCAGCCACGACAAGCGTTTTGTCTTTGAGCCGGACCGCAAAGTGGAGCTTTACATGACGCTGGAAGGAAAAACATATAATCTGGACGGCCGGATTCTTAGGACCTGGGAAGGAGAAAACGAGCGCTTTAAGCATGAGCTCGGTTTCGCGTCGGTCGAATTCCTGAATATGACGAGGACCCTCGAGCATGCGTTATCGCGAAAAATAAGAGAGATAGAGAGGGATAACCGTTTCAACGAAGTCTTCCCTTAGCCCGCCGGAATGACCCGGATGCCCTTCCCGCTACTTCCTGAAGGCGATCTTATAGAAGGAGAATCAATGGCGTTACGAAAAATTGCACCCTTGGGCTGTCCCACCCTGCGGATGAAGGCATCTTCCGTAGACGACGGGGGGTCGCCGGAGGTCCGGAGCCTCATCGAAGATATGATGGAGACCCTTGCCGATTCGGGCGGCGTAGGTATCGCCGCGCCCCAGGTGGACGTCTCTTTGCGGCTCTTTATTATGGTAATAAATCTAAATGATCCCGATCCCGGCACACCCGGGCCGGAGGCGGTAGTCATGATTAATCCCCTCATCACCGGCCACTCCGACGAAATCGAAAAGGACTGGGAAGGATGCCTGAGCATTCCGGGTATTCGGGGAGTAGTCCCCAGGTTTACCTCGATTACGATAAAATATACGGGTGAGGAGGGCGCTGAGGAAGAACGGGAATTTCACGGTTTTGCTGCACGGGTATGCCAGCATGAATACGATCACCTGGAAGGGCTCACCTATCTCGACCGACTGGAAGGGGTGGAAGATATCGTATCCGAGCTTTGGCTGGAGGAGCGTTCTTCTCAGGACGGGTCGTCCGAAGTTGTGGAAGTAGGAGAGATTGCGGGAATGGCGTCAGGAAAAACCGATGTTTGAGAGTATATTCTCCGGTTTGTCGGAACACGATAAGTATGAGATCACCGGGTGGGCTTTCAGCTACCTGATGACGACCAACCTCACCGTAGCGGATTGCGTGGTGAAAGCCGTCAAGCATTGCAAACCGAAGAAAGTAAGGGAGGACGGCTCTCTCAAGATATCGAGGTCGACATTCATCGAGCTCCAGCTGCGGGTCAAAAATATGCTGTAATTCCAATTCCAAATCAAAGATGAAATCGAGGCGCTGAGGAAGGAGCGACGCAGGTGTACTTTACAGTACACCGAGGAACAGATGACGAGTGCAACGAAGAGAGCGCTTTGAGTTGGAATTGGAATAAAGCGAAAGTTACGCCCTGGGGTTGTTCCTGTCCAGCCAGATCCCGATATGCCTGCATTCGCGGGGAAGAGTGCGGCAGTAACCTGCTTCATCCTTGCTTTCAGTGCAGTTTGCACAGATCTTCCAGTGGCCGCATGTCACCGTGGAGATGAGATGGGTCTCACATTCGAGGCACCAAAGATATCCGCATGCCACGCAGAGGCCCACCGTCGGATCGGCAATTCCCTTTACCCCATTACAATCTATTGTCCGGGAGCCGCCGCACCGGGGACATTGCTTTGCCTCGGGGTCGTG
Proteins encoded:
- a CDS encoding xanthine dehydrogenase family protein molybdopterin-binding subunit produces the protein MKTAYIGKPTSRVDGRAKVTGVAKYPAEIHIPDLVYGWVVSSAIPRGKIRTIHDSAALQLPGVLRVFTHHNSPRRGETDEDYIDEVAPPGSPFRPLFNDEIRFSAQPIALVVAETLELARYAASLVRVEYEPSAHATDLCEEMERAYEPKPREFIVLQGQRGDAARAMNEAAIRIEAEYLAPCEHHNPMELFATTVFRDETGRLFVYDKTQGVQNVRNYLCNVFGYSHDDLRVISSFVGGAFGSGLRPQYQVFLAVLAARELKRSVRVSLTRQQMFSLSRRPGTWQRVALGSKSDGVLQAITHEAIAETSRYEDYNETVTNWSGLLYQCDNIHLRQKVVPLDLSTPGDMRAPGAVWGFFALECAMDELAHKCGIDPVELRLRNYAQKDQINDKPWSSKALRSCYRLGAQKFGWAARKREPRSMRQGSALIGWGMAGGMWDAFHAPADAKAVLTPDGKLTVGSATSDIGTGTYTIMTQIAAEMLGLPLENVTFRLGDSSLPNAPVEGGSFTALSVGSAVRAACGKIRERLFQSARNIAGSPFADAGIEDVEFAEGQIRLGSDRSRTLPLMDAIRHSGPRTIEAEVSAGPAPDIGKSSHFTHSAVFAEVRVDRDLGTTRVTRLVSALALGRILNPKTARSQVLGGMVMGIGTALEEESVIDRNFGRFMTHNLADYHVPVNADVCDMEVIFVEEQDDAANALGIKGLGEIGIVGVAAAIANAVFHATGTRIRDLPITPDKLL
- the def gene encoding peptide deformylase, producing MALRKIAPLGCPTLRMKASSVDDGGSPEVRSLIEDMMETLADSGGVGIAAPQVDVSLRLFIMVINLNDPDPGTPGPEAVVMINPLITGHSDEIEKDWEGCLSIPGIRGVVPRFTSITIKYTGEEGAEEEREFHGFAARVCQHEYDHLEGLTYLDRLEGVEDIVSELWLEERSSQDGSSEVVEVGEIAGMASGKTDV
- a CDS encoding xanthine dehydrogenase family protein subunit M — translated: MNPFTYTRAEDAADAVREATTDRAARFIAGGTNLLDLMKEGVERPDRLIDISRLALKEILPNREGGLRLGALATNTDVAYNEEVGRRYPLLAKAILAGASPQLRNMATLGGNLLQRTRCCYFYDIITPCNKRIPGSGCSALNGFNRAHAILGTSERCIASHPSDMCVALAALGAKVHVSGPEGDRSMPFADFHRLPGDTPHIETNLHFNEIITAVDLPVKGFADHHCYLKVRDRASYAFALVSVAATLDLDGDRIRESRIALGGVAHRPWRDPQAESLLDNQRATGETFERVAEALLREAKGFEYNSFKIEMARRAVVRALHTAAFGEVLL
- a CDS encoding 2Fe-2S iron-sulfur cluster-binding protein; translated protein: MKSDQMTDTAAKASPSPAAKTGITLKVNGVMRQLEVAPWTSLLDVLREDLDLTGTKKGCDHGQCGACTVLLNGVRINSCLTLAIMHDGAEVTTIEGFAKGEALHPLQEAFIAHDALQCGYCTPGQICSAAGLLKEGRAKSPTHIRELMSGNICRCGAYPNIVAAIEQVMGMKEKGGGQ
- a CDS encoding acetyl ornithine aminotransferase family protein gives rise to the protein MRYPSILTALPGPVASEQIRMDHNFVSPSYTRIYPLVAEKASGLWVEDPDGNQFLDFTAGIAVCATGHCHPRVVDAIKRQADRLLHMSGTDFYYTPQISLARKLASLAPGKGQKKIFFGNSGAEAVEAAFKLARWHTRRELNIAFFGAFHGRTMGALSLTASKSIQKRHYNPLVPGITHVPYAYCYRCAYGLCAPECGLECVRWIEETLFTTVMPPEEVAAIFVEPIQGEGGYVVPPPEFLPELSRIARKHGILLVADEVQSGMGRTGKMFAIEHFDVSPDIIALAKGIASGMPLGAMIADGDIMDWEAGSHASTFGGNPVSCEAALATIALLEEELMENAAIQGERLMEGLKTIQKTCESMGDVRGRGLMVGVELVKDRERKERAGELRNEIVQKAFRKGLLLLGAGENTIRFCPALTASADEIDVCLEIFDHVLRESISGR
- a CDS encoding PilZ domain-containing protein, coding for MTFRPGINTRIVTEIDLMKEIIHVKNSIVYEVNGRTVIMAQTDPPILKSMLNREFIVTYLIHEKGEAVRYGFPAVLVRFLEGYKLNSSQEVTALEVSMRVEPSPYSIRMFYRVEPTGRSNLALSVFHKQVNILDISLGGARFSHDKRFVFEPDRKVELYMTLEGKTYNLDGRILRTWEGENERFKHELGFASVEFLNMTRTLEHALSRKIREIERDNRFNEVFP